One segment of Deinococcus multiflagellatus DNA contains the following:
- a CDS encoding GrpB family protein has product MTLGLKRGTVELRPWSPAYPALFEQERARVAGVLGPLASGIQHIGSTSIPGLVAKPVLDLAVAVPDQQAIVACAQPLATLGYVFMGDPVGKGEAFFARGSDEARTHYLHVLSADHPHWHAYLTFRDALRQSADLRDDYARLKQTLAQAHPEQRRVYTALKGEFIEQVLKGRVASPS; this is encoded by the coding sequence ATGACCCTTGGGCTGAAACGGGGCACGGTCGAACTGCGGCCCTGGTCGCCGGCCTACCCGGCGCTGTTTGAACAGGAACGCGCCCGCGTGGCCGGGGTGCTGGGGCCTCTTGCCAGCGGTATCCAGCACATCGGCAGCACCAGCATTCCGGGGCTGGTGGCCAAACCGGTGCTGGACCTCGCGGTGGCCGTGCCGGACCAGCAGGCGATAGTCGCCTGTGCGCAACCCCTCGCCACCCTGGGGTACGTCTTCATGGGGGACCCGGTGGGCAAGGGGGAGGCCTTTTTTGCCCGGGGCAGCGACGAGGCCCGCACCCATTACCTGCATGTGCTGAGCGCCGATCACCCGCACTGGCACGCCTACCTGACTTTCCGGGACGCATTGCGCCAGAGTGCGGACCTGCGCGACGACTACGCCCGCCTCAAGCAAACATTGGCCCAGGCCCACCCAGAGCAGCGCCGGGTTTATACCGCTCTCAAAGGCGAATTTATTGAGCAGGTGCTGAAAGGCCGGGTGGCCTCCCCCAGCTGA